In the genome of Longimicrobiaceae bacterium, the window CAACGCCGAAGCGGTGCTCCGCCGCCGCCTCGATGGCGTGGGTGAAGCCGTGAAGCCCCGCGTCGATCAGCACCCACCCGCGGTCGCCGACGCCCTCACGGCCGTAGAAGAAGACGTTCACGATGCCCGTGCGCAGGTATGCGAGGTCCTCGGTCAGCGCGCGCGGCCACTCGTCGGTCGGCGACACCATCCGGCTGTGCTCCAGCTCCAGCGTCTGCGTCATCCCACGGCCTCCCGCGTCGTTGCAGTTCCCGCATCTCCCGTCCCGTTCCGCCGCGGCTGCGATGCAAGCGCTGCACCCGCCGGGCGGCACCTCGGCCGGCTCTGCATCCTTCGGTTGCAGGCGCGAGCATCGCAAGCCGCCTCTCAACCGCGAGACGAGAAGACTCTGCGCAGTAGATGAGATGAAGGCTTGACTCCGGCATGGTGGAGACGCATTCTACTATCATGGATACCACGATGCCGGATACTCACGCGCGTCTCGCTTCGCGGCTGCGCGGGTTGCGAAGCGAGCGGAGCCTGACGCTCGACGCGCTGGCCGACCGCGCGGGCGTGAGCCGTTCGATGATCTCGCTGATCGAACGCGGCGAGAGCAGCCCGACCGCCGCGGTGCTCGACCGGCTCGCGGCGGGCCTGGGCGTGACCATCGCCTCACTGTTCGCGGACGCGGCGCGGGCGGATGCATCGCCCGTTTCGCGGCGTGCGGACCAAGCCGCGTGGCGCGATCCGGAGACGGGGTACGTTCGCCGCAACCTCTCGCCGCCGGCCTTCCCGTCCGCCATCGAGCTCGTGGAAGTCGTGCTGCCCGCCGGGGCTCGCGTTGCCTACGACACGCCGGGGACGCGGACGGTTGG includes:
- a CDS encoding helix-turn-helix domain-containing protein; this encodes MPDTHARLASRLRGLRSERSLTLDALADRAGVSRSMISLIERGESSPTAAVLDRLAAGLGVTIASLFADAARADASPVSRRADQAAWRDPETGYVRRNLSPPAFPSAIELVEVVLPAGARVAYDTPGTRTVGVSQQVWVMEGRLELSLGEVNHRLDAGDCLAMRLDGPTVFRNPGAEPVRYVVALAADAVPGRAAATGHRGGAS